In Electrophorus electricus isolate fEleEle1 chromosome 18, fEleEle1.pri, whole genome shotgun sequence, one genomic interval encodes:
- the LOC113570108 gene encoding phospholipid scramblase 1-like: MASDASSAIDLQPRKNDAFPNPNVQVPVPPGYVPQQTPAMMPIPQRPLGCPPGLEYLTQIDQLLIHQKIELAEVILGWETCNKYLVKNTLGQQVFFVAEENDCCNRQFCGSLRSFILHVQDNMGQEVITLTRPLRCGGFCCPCCMQELEVQAPSGTPIGYVVQNWHPYLPKFTIQNERREAVLKLVGPCCSCKCCSDVNFEILSMDESINLGRISKQWTGFLREAFTDADNFGIKFPMDLDVKIKAVLLGACFLIDFMYFENNQKNN; the protein is encoded by the exons ATGGCTTCAGATG CGTCTAGTGCCATTGATCTCCAGCCAAGGAAAAATGATGCCTTTCCCAATCCTAATGTTCAAGTGCCAGTCCCACCAG GATATGTGCCGCAGCAGACACCTGCCATGATGCCCATACCTCAGAGACCCCTCGGCTGCCCTCCAGGACTGGAGTACTTGACCCAG ATTGACCAGCTTCTCATTCATCAAAAAATCGAACTGGCTGAAG TTATTTTAGGTTGGGAGACCTGTAATAAGTATTTGGTAAAGAACACGCTTGGGCAGCAGGTGTTCTTTGTGGCGGAAGAGAACGACTGCTGCAACAGGCAGTTCTGTGGCTCCTTGCGTTCCTTCATCCTTCACGTCCAGGATAACATGGGTCAGGAGGTGATCACCCTGACACGGCCTTTAAGATGCGGTGGCTTCTGCTGCCCCTGCTGCATGCAAGAG CTTGAGGTCCAGGCTCCATCAGGCACCCCCATTGGGTATGTGGTTCAGAACTGGCATCCTTACTTGCCCAAATTTACCATTCAGAATGAGAGGCGAGAGGCAGTTTTGAAGCTTGTGGGACCATGCTGTTCCTGTAAATGCTGCTCGGACGTGAACTTTGAG ATCCTGTCCATGGACGAATCCATAAATTTGGGCAGGATCAGTAAACAGTGGACAGGCTTCTTGCGGGAGGCTTTTACTGACGCAGACAACTTTGGAATTAAGTTTCCCATGGACCTGGATGTGAAGATCAAAGCTGTTCTTCTTGGAGCCTGTTTCCTCATT GACTTCatgtattttgaaaataatcaaAAGAATAACTGA